In Malus sylvestris chromosome 16, drMalSylv7.2, whole genome shotgun sequence, the following are encoded in one genomic region:
- the LOC126607699 gene encoding uncharacterized protein LOC126607699, producing MAKEHVRGRNWTFDEDIALCLAWISVSEDGVVSTNQNRKVLWGKIVDKFHENSNAGRREVGGVYDQWKIINKACILWNGCLERAMVDMPSGRGTSEIGDKAMTIYKTRTTPKNQAFKLHHAWNILKDCPR from the exons atggcaaaagagcatgttagaggtcgtaattggacctttgacgaagatattgctttatgtttggcATGGATTTCTGTTAGCGAAGATGGTGTCGTCAGCAccaatcaaaatagaaaggttttgtggggtaaaatcgttgataagttccatgaaaactccAACGCCGGTCGAAGGGAAgttggtggtgtttatgatcaGTGGAAGATTATCAACAAAGCGTGCATTTTGTGGAATGGATGCTTGGAGAGAGCCATGGTTGACATGCCCAGTGGAAGGGGCACCTCagaaatt ggtgacaaagcaatgacaatttacaagacaagaactacaccaaaaaatcaagcttttaagttgcatcatgcttggaacATCCTTAAGGATTGTCCGAG